In the Ipomoea triloba cultivar NCNSP0323 chromosome 6, ASM357664v1 genome, one interval contains:
- the LOC116022969 gene encoding probable nucleoside diphosphate kinase 5 — protein MLVSSRIPFLFLVSEISPSQTYHQWSMLQMTPLFTKFVLFFVLISTVCLSHSHRSSAAVTAENEKTLAMIKPDGILGNYSSVIKETINNHGFSITQELFVQLNEDTVKSFYAEHSLKSFFPSLIEYMTSGPVLIMALEKGNAIDDWRALIGPTDPLKAKATHPRSIRAMCGLDVQRNCVHGSDSPHSAAREISFFFNEPSSGHDEL, from the exons ATGCTCGTGTCGTCGAGAATTCCAtttctctttcttgtttctGAGATCTCTCCTTCGCAAACATATCATCAGTG GTCGATGCTTCAAATGACCCCCTTGTTCACAAAGTTTGTTCTTTTCTTCGTTCTAATCTCCACTGTGTGTCTCTCTCACAGTCACAG ATCTTCAGCAGCCGTTACTGCTGAGAATGAAAAGACCTTAGCTATGATTAAGCCAGATGGAATTTTGGGTAACTATTCAAGTGTTATAAAGGAAACCATTAATAATCATGGTTTCAGTATTACTCAAGAACTATTTGTTCAGCTAAACGAGGATACTGTGAAAAGCTTTTATGCTGAGCATTCTTTAAAGAGCTTCTTTCCAAGCCTCATCGAGTACATGACAAG TGGCCCGGTGCTGATAATGGCTTTAGAAAAAGGGAATGCGATTGATGATTGGCGTGCTTTAATTGGACCAACTGACCCTCTCAAAGCCAAGGCTACTCATCCTCGCAG TATCAGAGCCATGTGCGGGCTGGATGTGCAAAGAAATTGTGTTCATGGTTCAGACTCGCCCCATTCTGCGGCCCGGGAaatatcttttttctttaacGAGCCATCTTCAG GACATGATGAATTATAA
- the LOC116022679 gene encoding putative pentatricopeptide repeat-containing protein At1g17630: MIHGCFLASRHRITLPSVLTLQRSFTSYNPSLNTGLSLVRPILYSSAQNELHGFFDNLLQQLNACAEQIKQIHSQIILTGASNSGFLVARLISAYSGFGLLDEARKVFETSLVECFSNLLFWNSILRANVTHGEFLEAVKIYAKMRLFWIWPDAFGFPLIVRACGMLGDYNLCKVVHCHVIQMGFQNHLHTVNELLSMYGKVGRMDIAHILFDKMSTRTHLSWNIIISGFSRNFDCDGARQMFSRMESEGWQPNPVTWTSLLSSYAKCRRHEDFWGLYIQMKRIGVEITAEALAALISVCATMNIPDKGEMIHEYVIKGGFENHSIVINSLISLYGKNGGVKAAEHLFSGLDSRSIVSWNSLISSYAESGLCDEAFAIFSQLEKLGEHSMIRPNVVSWSAVIGAFAAKGRHKESLELFQRMQFAGVMANSVTISSVLSVCADISALRLGREIHGFIIKVLRDHVDLLVGNGLINMYMKCGSLKDGKIVFDSVEERDLFSWNMMISGYGMHGHGDCALETFDQMIKAGFKPDEVSMVAILSACGHAGLVSQGRKLFDQMRTRFGIEPQVEHYACMVDLLGRAGLMQEAHDMVQNMPMKPNACVWGALLNSCRMHKNTEVAEKAAAEILNLDSEMTGSYMLLCNLYAGCRRWDESANVRVSAKTKGLKKIAGHSWIEVKKKVYMFSAGKALQTGMEEIHWMLSVLSYQMDKEEQKI, from the coding sequence ATGATCCATGGCTGTTTTTTAGCTTCAAGGCACCGCATTACTCTCCCTTCAGTTCTCACTCTCCAGCGTTCTTTTACCTCTTACAATCCTTCACTCAATACCGGGTTAAGTTTAGTCAGACCAATCCTTTACTCAAGCGCCCAAAATGAACTCCATGGCTTCTTCGACAACCTGTTGCAGCAATTAAATGCCTGCGCTGAGCAAATCAAACAAATCCACTCCCAAATCATACTCACCGGCGCATCCAACTCGGGTTTCTTGGTCGCTAGGCTCATTTCTGCCTATTCCGGCTTTGGGCTTCTCGATGAAGCCCGAAAGGTGTTTGAAACCTCCCTGGTTGAGTGCTTTTCGAATTTACTGTTTTGGAACTCGATCTTGCGGGCAAATGTTACCCACGGAGAGTTCTTAGAAGCTGTTAAAATTTATGCCAAAATGCGTTTGTTTTGGATTTGGCCTGACGCCTTTGGGTTTCCATTGATTGTGAGGGCTTGTGGCATGTTGGGTGATTACAACCTGTGCAAGGTTGTTCATTGCCACGTAATTCAGATGGGTTTTCAGAATCACCTTCATACTGTGAATGAACTGTTAAGCATGTATGGAAAGGTTGGGAGGATGGATATTGCTCATatattgtttgataaaatgtccaCAAGAACTCACCTTTCTTGGAATATCATTATTTCAGGGTTTTCCCGTAATTTTGATTGTGATGGAGCTCGTCAGATGTTTTCGCGGATGGAATCCGAGGGTTGGCAGCCGAATCCTGTAACTTGGACATCATTGTTGTCGAGTTATGCTAAATGCCGGCGTCATGAAGATTTCTGGGGATTGTATATTCAGATGAAAAGGATAGGAGTTGAGATTACTGCTGAAGCACTTGCTGCACTCATATCAGTTTGTGCTACCATGAACATACCAGACAAGGGTGAGATGATACACGAATATGTCATAAAAGGCGGTTTTGAGAATCACTCAATTGTGATAAACTCTCTTATAAGTTTGTATGGGAAAAATGGTGGTGTCAAAGCAGCTGAGCATCTATTTTCTGGGCTGGACTCAAGGAGTATAGTCAGCTGGAATTCTTTGATATCTTCCTATGCGGAATCTGGATTATGTGATGAGGCCTTCGCCATATTTTCTCAGTTAGAGAAGCTGGGTGAGCATTCGATGATCAGACCTAATGTAGTAAGTTGGAGtgctgttattggggcatttgCTGCTAAGGGGCGACACAAGGAGTCATTAGAACTCTTTCAAAGAATGCAATTTGCGGGAGTAATGGCCAATTCTGTTACTATTTCAAGTGTCTTATCAGTTTGTGCTGATATATCTGCGTTGCGTCTTGGTAGAGAAATCCATGGTTTTATAATTAAGGTTCTAAGGGATCATGTAGATTTATTGGTAGGAAATGGACTGATTAACATGTACATGAAATGTGGTAGTCTGAAGGATGGGAAAATAGTGTTTGACAGTGTAGAAGAACGGGATTTATTCTCGTGGAACATGATGATTTCAGGCTATGGAATGCACGGCCATGGTGATTGTGCTCTGGAAACCTTTGATCAGATGATTAAAGCTGGATTTAAACCAGACGAGGTTTCTATGGTGGCAATTCTCTCAGCATGTGGCCATGCAGGTCTCGTTAGTCAGGGGCGCAAACTTTTTGATCAAATGAGGACACGATTTGGGATTGAACCACAGGTGGAGCATTATGCTTGTATGGTCGATCTTCTGGGCCGAGCTGGATTGATGCAAGAGGCTCACGACATGGTGCAAAACATGCCGATGAAACCCAACGCCTGTGTTTGGGGTGCGCTATTGAACTCGTGTAGAATGCATAAAAACACAGAAGTTGCAGAGAAGGCTGCTGCTGAAATTCTGAATCTTGATTCTGAGATGACAGGGAGCTACATGTTGCTTTGTAACTTGTATGCAGGCTGTAGAAGATGGGATGAGTCTGCAAATGTTAGAGTTTCAGCAAAGACAAAGGGGTTGAAGAAAATTGCAGGGCATAGTTGGATTGAGGTGAAGAAGAAGGTGTATATGTTCTCAGCAGGAAAAGCCTTGCAGACAGGGATGGAGGAGATACATTGGATGCTTAGTGTTTTGAGTTATCAAATGGATAAAGAAGAACAGAAGATATAG
- the LOC116022681 gene encoding sm-like protein LSM1B, protein MSWASPEDIHLSTSLASYLDKKLLVLLRDSRKLLGTLRSFDQFANAVLEGACERVIVGDLYCDIPLGLYIIRGENVVLIGELDLDKEELPPHMTRVSEAEIKRAQKAEREATDLKGTMRKRMEFLDMD, encoded by the exons ATGTCTTGGGCTAGTCCGGAAGATATCCACCTCTCCACTTCTCTTGCCAGCTATCTTGACA AGAAACTTCTTGTGTTGCTGCGAGATAGTCGGAAGCTTTTGGGCACACTTAGATCTTTTGACCAATTTG CAAATGCTGTTCTTGAAGGTGCATGTGAGCGGGTTATTGTTGGTGATCTCTATTGTGACATTCCATTAGGTCTATACATAATTCGTGGAGAGAATGTTGTGCTGATCGGCGAGCTG GATTTGGATAAGGAGGAACTTCCACCACATATGACTCGCGTTTCAGAAGCAGAGATAAAAAGG GCACAAAAAGCAGAAAGAGAGGCTACCGATCTTAAAGGAACTATGAGAAAGAGGATGGAGTTCCTCGATATGGACTGA